One Capsicum annuum cultivar UCD-10X-F1 chromosome 2, UCD10Xv1.1, whole genome shotgun sequence genomic window carries:
- the LOC107858760 gene encoding ethylene-responsive transcription factor ERN1-like — protein sequence MKTHDDNGNVADAAAGAQQPRKRFAGVIQRPSGRWVAEIKDTIQKIRVWLGTFDTSEEAARAYDEAACSLRGASTRTNFWPCSSSSTSALPPKILNILLSRLREQNKSVAAAAAATDDDSSNSTSLPEIGHQQQQHQEEKLVDRVADFSYALYTDYLYYPEDHITDNYVITQNGYNQEFNIQPVNNYKSSNAEIIEIGKANSTDVEDIESNIDFQFLDEIGSCYYSPFYLAEELSMETMDKGVVYGEETSILSEAMRRMNYERKFSASLYAFNGITECLKLQMKSGGVTLSEQLSRLRNACKRNLEEDGRE from the coding sequence ATGAAAACTCATGATGATAATGGGAATGTAGCGGATGCTGCAGCCGGAGCTCAACAACCCCGAAAAAGATTTGCTGGAGTTATACAAAGGCCATCAGGCAGATGGGTTGCTGAAATAAAAGATACCATACAGAAAATAAGAGTATGGCTTGGGACTTTTGACACTTCTGAAGAGGCAGCAAGGGCTTATGATGAAGCTGCTTGCTCGCTTCGTGGAGCCAGTACTCGCACGAATTTCTGGCCGTGCTCTTCTTCTTCCACTTCAGCTCTTCCTCCGAAAATCCTTAACATTCTTCTTAGCAGGCTCAGAGAACAAAATAAATCCGTAGCAGCTGCTGCTGCTGCAACTGATGATGATTCATCGAATTCTACCTCCCTACCCGAAATTGGTCATCAGCAGCAGCAGCATCAAGAAGAAAAACTTGTAGACAGAGTAGCTGATTTTTCATATGCACTGTATACCGATTATCTCTATTACCCTGAAGATCATATAACTGATAATTACGTGATCACACAAAATGGCTATAATCAGGAATTTAATATTCAGCCTGTGAATAACTATAAGAGCTCGAACGCAGAGATAATTGAGATAGGGAAGGCAAATAGTACGGATGTAGAAGATATAGAGTCAAATATTGACTTCCAATTTCTTGACGAAATTGGATCATGTTACTATTCGCCATTTTATTTAGCTGAAGAGCTATCAATGGAGACGATGGATAAGGGGGTGGTTTATGGTGAAGAAACATCAATCCTAAGTGAGGCAATGCGGAGGATGAATTACGAGAGGAAGTTTTCAGCTTCTCTTTATGCTTTCAATGGTATCACAGAATGTTTAAAGTTGCAGATGAAATCTGGAGGCGTAACGCTGTCTGAGCAATTATCCAGGCTTCGAAACGCATGCAAAAGGAACCTCGAGGAAGATGGGAGGGAATGA